Proteins co-encoded in one Longimicrobiaceae bacterium genomic window:
- a CDS encoding phage tail protein yields MAGDDAQSGRASRWLEYLPAIYQEGAAGGPTFLGRFLLAFQEVLHGTGDEPDGGLAAVVSGIPRHFRPQEAPAEFLEWLAGWVALTLRVDFDEQRRRDFVENAVRLYRLRGTRRGLEEMIRIYTGILPTINETMDPLRVGTSSQVGASTVIGGGAPHFFRVTVRISTPDPAVRRRMYATVQAIVDAEKPAHTRYALVLETPSLQIGVHSRLGEDTLLSPPFAD; encoded by the coding sequence ATGGCGGGTGACGACGCGCAGTCCGGCCGCGCCAGCCGGTGGCTGGAGTACCTGCCCGCCATCTACCAGGAAGGCGCCGCCGGGGGGCCCACCTTCCTGGGCCGCTTCCTGCTCGCCTTCCAGGAGGTGCTGCACGGCACGGGCGACGAGCCCGACGGCGGCCTGGCCGCGGTGGTGTCCGGCATCCCCCGCCACTTCCGCCCGCAGGAGGCGCCGGCCGAGTTCCTGGAGTGGCTGGCCGGGTGGGTCGCCCTGACCCTGCGCGTGGACTTCGACGAGCAGCGGCGGCGCGACTTCGTGGAGAACGCCGTGCGCCTGTACCGCCTGCGCGGCACCCGACGCGGGCTGGAGGAGATGATCCGGATCTACACCGGCATCCTCCCCACCATCAACGAGACGATGGACCCTCTGCGCGTGGGCACGTCGTCGCAGGTGGGGGCGAGCACGGTGATCGGCGGGGGCGCGCCGCACTTCTTCCGCGTGACGGTGCGCATCTCCACCCCCGACCCGGCCGTGCGGCGCCGCATGTACGCCACGGTGCAGGCCATCGTGGACGCCGAGAAGCCCGCGCACACGCGCTACGCCCTGGTACTCGAGACCCCGTCGCTGCAGATCGGCGTGCACTCCCGTCTGGGCGAGGACACGCTGCTCAGCCCTCCCTTCGCCGACTGA
- a CDS encoding tail fiber domain-containing protein, with protein MPDNVQRLRYFDHQFLREKDFTDEQAYHLDMRRTHNRLLHTTGVASGMALRLDGGGRRLTVGNGMALDVLGREIVLLQDATYDLGAYVGKTLWVTVAYTERQADPSSETGVQGNRRWEEVPDISLDETPPDDPGMNIPVGRVVVGADGIGAADEGEGSARRRLTGAVGGEFEARSISLTSDGGTTAQWPKLRMSADSTVELRGSLIVTENETVRGSLGVGTDPSGRLHVVDKASDSNGTTLVLGTGATAQLRLGYHADYSWIQSHAGKPLRINELGNDVLLAPNGKGNVGIGTPNPGAQLHVGKAINVGPWAFGGEAGAIEITGSGGELGIVRRNLATKPTAYSPGDRFVLYNQDGAAARLWSEGDLFAFAKDGSLGVGLGNGANPAYRLHVKGPGAIALFESTEASTYIRLAASDGIDNRVEFCNRGGGKLALWVAAGGDALAIARDGAAAVPKSLVVGAATGSAKLHVINQATDSSGTTMVLGPIDGSQLRLGYHTEYSWIQSHGSKPLRINELGNDVLLAPAGKSNVGIWTPTPRTALDTGLGVMSGAANDYVKAQFTLSGGGTVTWADGRLKWTNRFIGISANKGTTFSAGYVDIVQPTAPIPAANVYDGKDRSVTNGVQLNGWEALYAVHKPGGLQNEVTFQIRAYTADFNAPSNWLLVAVVNGDENSVKLGTGQILGKDLRWGNGSVLSTDQGGSIELGADNSTAGVGTPYIDFHYKGVQSDYSARIINDADGQLTLMGKRLVVGGDLRVTGMIQPSAGAADTNGILFPLDAFGGSGDKAYLRYYSRTAESCTLELGILNDGDDHIALMPSGNVGIGRNDPPARLTVRQPANNSAGGFRLEQANTNRLMQIYWEDNSNVVFYRENGVGQFMDVNGNWNRNSDASLKTAVAPLDDPLGHALRLRPVSFDWKHSGERDVGVIAQEVREVFPELVSTCADGTLGVAYDAFGVIAIAALKQLNGVVDEQRRRIDELTRLVAEGAAPA; from the coding sequence ATGCCCGACAACGTGCAGAGGCTGAGGTACTTCGACCACCAGTTCCTGCGGGAGAAGGACTTCACCGACGAGCAGGCGTACCACCTGGACATGCGCCGCACGCACAACCGGCTGCTGCACACCACGGGCGTCGCCTCGGGGATGGCGCTGCGGCTGGACGGCGGCGGGCGGCGCCTGACGGTGGGCAACGGCATGGCGCTGGACGTGCTGGGCCGCGAGATCGTGCTGCTCCAGGACGCCACGTACGACCTGGGCGCCTACGTGGGCAAGACGCTGTGGGTGACCGTGGCCTACACCGAGCGCCAGGCCGACCCGTCGAGCGAGACGGGCGTGCAGGGCAACCGCCGGTGGGAGGAGGTGCCCGACATCTCCCTGGACGAGACGCCGCCCGACGACCCGGGCATGAACATCCCCGTGGGCCGCGTGGTGGTGGGCGCCGACGGCATCGGCGCCGCCGACGAGGGCGAGGGCTCGGCGCGGCGGCGGCTGACCGGCGCGGTGGGCGGCGAGTTCGAGGCGCGCTCCATCTCGCTCACCTCCGACGGCGGCACTACGGCGCAGTGGCCCAAGCTGCGGATGAGCGCCGACTCCACCGTGGAGCTGCGCGGCAGCCTGATCGTGACCGAGAACGAGACGGTGCGCGGGTCGCTGGGCGTGGGCACCGACCCAAGCGGGCGCCTGCACGTGGTCGACAAGGCCAGCGACTCCAACGGCACCACCCTGGTGCTGGGCACCGGCGCCACCGCGCAGCTCCGCCTGGGGTACCACGCCGACTACTCGTGGATCCAGTCGCACGCCGGCAAGCCGCTGCGCATCAACGAGCTGGGCAACGACGTGCTGCTCGCGCCCAACGGCAAGGGCAACGTGGGCATCGGCACCCCCAATCCCGGCGCGCAGCTCCACGTGGGCAAGGCGATCAACGTGGGCCCCTGGGCCTTTGGCGGGGAGGCGGGCGCGATCGAGATCACGGGCAGCGGCGGCGAGCTGGGCATCGTGCGGCGGAACCTGGCCACGAAGCCGACCGCGTACTCGCCGGGCGACCGCTTCGTCCTCTACAACCAGGACGGCGCCGCCGCGCGGCTATGGTCCGAGGGCGACCTCTTCGCGTTCGCCAAGGACGGCTCGCTGGGCGTGGGACTGGGGAACGGCGCCAACCCGGCGTACCGGCTGCACGTGAAGGGGCCCGGAGCCATCGCCCTCTTCGAGTCGACCGAGGCCAGCACCTACATCCGCCTGGCGGCGTCGGACGGCATCGACAACCGGGTCGAGTTCTGCAACCGGGGCGGCGGGAAGCTGGCGCTGTGGGTCGCGGCCGGCGGCGACGCGCTGGCCATCGCACGCGACGGCGCGGCGGCGGTCCCTAAATCGCTGGTCGTGGGCGCCGCCACGGGCTCGGCGAAGCTGCACGTCATCAACCAGGCGACCGACTCCAGCGGGACCACGATGGTGCTGGGGCCCATCGACGGGTCGCAGCTACGGCTGGGCTACCACACCGAGTACTCGTGGATCCAGTCGCACGGCTCCAAGCCGCTGCGCATCAACGAGCTGGGCAACGACGTGCTGCTCGCGCCCGCCGGCAAGAGCAACGTGGGCATCTGGACCCCGACCCCGCGCACCGCGCTGGACACCGGGCTGGGCGTGATGAGCGGCGCGGCGAACGACTACGTGAAGGCGCAGTTCACCCTGAGCGGCGGCGGCACCGTGACCTGGGCCGACGGGCGGCTGAAGTGGACGAACCGCTTCATCGGCATCTCCGCGAACAAGGGCACCACCTTCTCGGCGGGGTACGTCGACATCGTCCAGCCCACCGCACCCATCCCCGCCGCGAACGTCTACGACGGTAAGGACCGCTCGGTCACCAACGGTGTCCAGCTCAACGGGTGGGAAGCGCTGTACGCGGTGCACAAGCCCGGCGGCTTACAGAACGAGGTGACCTTCCAGATCCGCGCGTACACGGCCGACTTCAACGCGCCCAGCAACTGGCTGCTGGTGGCCGTGGTCAACGGCGACGAGAACAGCGTGAAGCTCGGCACGGGACAGATCCTCGGGAAGGACCTGCGGTGGGGCAACGGGAGCGTGCTGTCGACGGACCAGGGCGGCAGCATCGAGCTGGGCGCCGACAACAGCACGGCGGGGGTGGGCACGCCGTACATCGACTTCCACTACAAGGGAGTCCAGAGCGACTACAGCGCCCGCATCATCAACGACGCCGACGGGCAGCTCACCCTAATGGGCAAGCGCCTGGTCGTGGGCGGAGACCTTCGCGTCACCGGCATGATCCAGCCCTCGGCGGGTGCCGCCGACACGAACGGCATCCTCTTCCCGCTGGATGCCTTCGGCGGAAGCGGCGACAAGGCGTACCTGCGCTACTACTCCCGCACGGCCGAGTCGTGCACGCTGGAGCTGGGCATTCTGAACGACGGCGACGACCACATCGCCTTGATGCCGTCGGGCAACGTGGGCATCGGGAGGAACGACCCGCCGGCCCGGCTCACCGTGCGCCAGCCGGCCAACAACTCGGCGGGCGGGTTCCGCCTGGAGCAGGCGAACACGAACCGCCTGATGCAGATCTACTGGGAGGACAACAGCAACGTCGTCTTCTATCGCGAGAACGGCGTGGGGCAGTTCATGGACGTGAACGGCAACTGGAACCGCAACTCCGACGCTTCGCTCAAGACCGCGGTGGCGCCGCTCGACGACCCGCTTGGCCACGCGCTGCGCCTGCGGCCCGTGAGCTTCGACTGGAAGCACAGTGGCGAGCGCGACGTGGGCGTCATCGCGCAGGAGGTGAGGGAGGTGTTCCCCGAGCTGGTGAGCACCTGCGCCGACGGCACGCTGGGCGTGGCCTACGACGCGTTCGGCGTGATCGCCATCGCCGCGCTGAAGCAGCTCAACGGCGTGGTGGACGAGCAGCGGCGCCGCATCGACGAGCTGACGCGCCTGGTCGCGGAAGGCGCCGCCCCTGCGTGA